In a genomic window of Ochrobactrum sp. Marseille-Q0166:
- a CDS encoding iron chelate uptake ABC transporter family permease subunit, which produces MSVVVSPHDDKEGTGFVIGNTKRLTGLLLGLAMLVAISLTSLLFGARPISVWTALGALFSPDMQLIDHIVVRDYRLPRTLLGLLCGAAFGVSGALIQAATRNPLADPGILGVNAGAAFFVTLAVGLFGFHSIDAYLWFAFLGAILVTLAVYVLGAAGRDGATPVRLVLAGVALSAVLGGIGSAITLLDPQAFDSMRFWSIGSVAGRNMEIVATVAPFIGIGLVIALIAARSLNAVALGDDLARSLGANILRARILTLIAVTLLAGAGTAASGPIGFVGLMVPHVVRWCTGPDQRWIIPMTMIYAPVLLLAADIGGRLVLFPGELEAGIVTAFIGAPVLILLARRKKASGL; this is translated from the coding sequence TTGAGTGTTGTTGTTTCGCCTCACGACGATAAGGAAGGAACGGGATTTGTTATCGGCAACACCAAGCGGCTGACCGGCCTGCTGCTTGGTCTTGCTATGCTCGTAGCTATTTCGCTCACAAGCCTCCTGTTCGGTGCGCGACCAATTTCAGTATGGACGGCGCTCGGTGCGTTGTTCTCGCCCGATATGCAGTTGATTGATCACATAGTGGTTCGTGACTATCGCCTGCCGCGCACCTTGCTCGGCCTGCTTTGCGGCGCGGCTTTCGGCGTGTCGGGCGCGCTGATACAGGCCGCGACGCGCAATCCTTTGGCCGATCCGGGCATTCTCGGCGTCAATGCAGGAGCCGCCTTTTTCGTGACGCTGGCGGTTGGGCTATTCGGCTTTCATTCCATTGACGCCTATCTCTGGTTCGCCTTTCTCGGCGCGATCCTTGTCACTCTTGCAGTTTACGTGCTCGGGGCAGCGGGCCGTGACGGTGCAACGCCGGTTCGGCTTGTGCTGGCCGGCGTCGCGCTGTCGGCCGTGCTTGGTGGGATTGGATCTGCGATCACTTTGCTTGATCCGCAAGCCTTCGATTCCATGCGCTTCTGGTCCATTGGCTCGGTTGCCGGAAGGAATATGGAGATTGTGGCAACGGTCGCTCCGTTCATAGGGATTGGGCTGGTGATTGCTTTGATTGCCGCCCGTTCTCTCAACGCCGTGGCGCTCGGTGACGATCTGGCTCGTTCGCTGGGTGCCAACATTCTACGCGCCCGGATACTGACCCTCATCGCCGTAACCCTTCTGGCTGGAGCCGGCACCGCCGCTTCCGGTCCGATCGGCTTCGTGGGCCTGATGGTCCCGCATGTGGTGCGGTGGTGTACCGGCCCGGATCAACGCTGGATCATCCCCATGACTATGATCTATGCGCCGGTGCTGCTGCTGGCTGCCGATATTGGCGGACGCCTGGTCCTGTTTCCGGGCGAACTGGAGGCCGGCATCGTCACCGCCTTCATTGGCGCTCCGGTGCTTATCCTGCTTGCACGTCGGAAGAAAGCGAGTGGGTTATGA
- a CDS encoding iron chelate uptake ABC transporter family permease subunit: protein MIAAVSSHLDFGRSVYVLRSVGGRLSARFDKLSIFTGFVLAVIALGIAGLSLASGKYPVALADVLAALAGRGDDMVRMIVVEWRLPRVALAFLLGGALAMSGAIFQSLTRNPLGSPDIIGFSAGSYTGALVVILLLSGGYYETAAGALIGGIVTAMAVYLLAYWRGVQGFRLIVVGIGVAAMLSAFNAWMIREADLQVAMSAAIWGAGSLNGLGFEQLAPVVGALAVITPLTLLLSRPMRQLEMGDDVARASGVNANRTRLALMVLGVALTAIVTAAAGPISFIALAAPQIARRLTRAAGVALIPSALTGGLLLLAADWAAQHAFGVQLPVGVMTVSIGGLYFIWLLIREGRK from the coding sequence ATGATAGCCGCCGTATCATCCCATCTCGATTTCGGCCGTTCCGTATACGTCCTGCGAAGTGTTGGTGGTCGTCTGTCGGCCCGGTTCGACAAGTTATCGATATTCACCGGTTTTGTGCTTGCTGTTATCGCACTCGGTATTGCCGGTCTTTCGCTGGCAAGCGGCAAGTATCCGGTCGCGTTGGCTGACGTGCTTGCCGCGCTCGCCGGTCGTGGCGACGACATGGTGCGAATGATCGTGGTGGAATGGCGTCTGCCGCGCGTGGCGCTGGCCTTCCTGCTCGGCGGCGCGCTCGCCATGAGCGGAGCGATCTTCCAGAGTCTCACCCGCAATCCGCTTGGTTCACCCGACATTATCGGCTTCTCGGCCGGCTCCTATACCGGCGCACTGGTGGTCATCCTGCTTCTGTCCGGCGGCTATTACGAGACGGCGGCTGGCGCGCTGATCGGCGGCATCGTCACGGCGATGGCCGTTTATCTTCTGGCCTATTGGCGCGGCGTGCAGGGTTTCCGCCTGATCGTCGTCGGCATCGGTGTGGCGGCGATGCTGTCGGCCTTCAACGCATGGATGATCCGCGAGGCAGATCTTCAGGTAGCCATGTCTGCTGCCATATGGGGCGCAGGCTCGCTCAACGGCCTCGGTTTCGAACAGCTGGCGCCGGTTGTGGGGGCCCTTGCCGTTATTACTCCGCTGACCCTCTTGCTTTCACGCCCGATGCGTCAGCTCGAAATGGGCGACGATGTGGCAAGAGCATCCGGTGTCAACGCCAACCGCACGCGGCTTGCCCTGATGGTTCTCGGCGTGGCGTTGACGGCAATCGTCACCGCCGCTGCCGGTCCGATCTCCTTCATCGCACTCGCCGCACCCCAGATCGCAAGGCGGCTGACCCGAGCCGCCGGTGTCGCTCTCATTCCATCCGCGCTGACGGGCGGTCTTCTGTTGCTTGCCGCCGACTGGGCCGCACAGCATGCTTTCGGCGTTCAGCTCCCCGTCGGCGTCATGACGGTCAGCATCGGCGGTCTCTACTTCATCTGGCTATTGATACGGGAGGGCCGTAAATGA
- a CDS encoding ABC transporter ATP-binding protein: MTNSQFRSGRLHVDNVTLRYDERTISRGLSVSIPDGSFTVIVGPNACGKSTLLRALSRLLVPSAGQVILDGSSISDLAAKEVARRLGLLPQSSIAPDGITVADLVARGRYPHQSFFRQWSKGDEEAVIAAMEATRVTDLSGRQMDELSGGQRQRVWIAMVLAQETPILLLDEPTTFLDIAHQIELMDLLADLNRQGRTIVAVLHDLNHACRYASHLIAMKDGMIVAEGRPSTIVTERLVEDVFGLPSIVIPDPMSNTPLIVPKGREVLTGYQAMERSKSDSGDFRYDQGARSTTRIRLDSRASNGRWNHRD, from the coding sequence ATGACCAATTCTCAATTCCGGTCTGGTCGCCTTCACGTCGACAACGTAACCCTGCGCTATGACGAGCGGACGATTTCCAGAGGCCTGTCCGTCTCGATCCCGGATGGTTCCTTCACCGTGATCGTCGGGCCGAACGCCTGCGGCAAGTCCACGCTGCTCAGGGCATTGTCCCGGCTGCTCGTGCCTTCCGCCGGACAGGTGATCCTCGACGGGAGCAGCATTTCCGATCTTGCCGCGAAAGAGGTTGCCCGCCGTCTCGGTCTGCTGCCACAGTCATCAATCGCACCGGACGGCATTACGGTCGCCGATCTGGTGGCGCGCGGCCGCTATCCGCATCAGTCCTTCTTCCGGCAATGGTCAAAGGGTGATGAGGAAGCCGTCATCGCCGCGATGGAGGCAACCCGCGTCACGGATCTTTCCGGCCGACAGATGGATGAACTGTCAGGAGGCCAGCGCCAGCGTGTCTGGATCGCAATGGTGCTGGCACAGGAAACGCCCATCCTGTTGCTCGACGAGCCGACTACCTTTCTCGATATCGCCCATCAGATCGAACTCATGGACCTGCTGGCCGATCTCAACCGTCAGGGTCGCACCATCGTCGCCGTGCTGCATGATCTCAACCATGCCTGCCGTTATGCCTCGCACCTGATCGCCATGAAGGACGGCATGATCGTCGCAGAAGGCAGGCCTTCAACCATCGTCACAGAACGGTTGGTTGAAGACGTGTTTGGCCTGCCATCCATCGTCATTCCCGATCCGATGTCAAATACCCCGCTGATCGTTCCGAAGGGGCGTGAAGTCCTGACTGGTTATCAGGCGATGGAGCGCTCCAAATCAGACTCCGGCGATTTTCGTTATGATCAGGGTGCAAGAAGTACCACACGAATTCGTCTTGATAGTAGAGCCTCTAACGGTCGGTGGAACCACCGTGATTGA
- a CDS encoding ABC transporter ATP-binding protein — protein sequence MTDLLKRFAAYYRPHRGLFALDFSSAVAAGLLELAFPVAVTLFIDRLLPTGQLGLIALASVGLLLIYLVNAGLQVIVTYWGHMLGLKIETEMRRKAFDHLQKLSFGFFDNQKTGHLVARLTKDLEEIGEVAHHGPEDLFIAIMTLIGAFILMMWVHVPLALITAIIVPITAIVTTLYGKRMMANSHALFGRIGEFNARIEENVGGIRVVQAFTNEDHERALFAENNRNYLTTKLEFYRTMAASMSLSYLSMRFVQVIVMLAGAWFVVRGELTAGGFVGFLLLVGVFFRPIDKINSIIESYPKGIAGFQRYTRFLDTRPDIADRPDARSVERLNGDIDYHDVRFGYSLDKPVFEGLHLSIKAGETIAFVGPSGAGKTTICSLLPRFYEVTGGAILIDGIDIRDMTLKSLRSNIGIVQQDVFLFAGTIRENIAYGRLDASEAEIAEAARRARLDGVIASLPAGLDTIIGERGVKLSGGQKQRLAIARIFLKNPPILILDEATSALDTETERAIQQSLAELSQGRTTLVIAHRLATIANADRIVVVEDGRIAEEGSHAELIVRKDGRYRQLHAAQGSDRFAVANDRNPSVVPLAGE from the coding sequence GTGACTGATCTGCTGAAGCGCTTCGCCGCCTATTATCGTCCGCATCGCGGCCTGTTCGCACTGGACTTCTCCTCGGCCGTTGCGGCTGGCCTCCTGGAACTGGCCTTTCCCGTCGCCGTGACGCTGTTCATCGACCGGCTCCTGCCAACGGGCCAGCTTGGTTTGATCGCGCTGGCTTCTGTTGGCCTGCTGCTCATCTATCTGGTCAATGCCGGCCTTCAGGTCATCGTCACCTATTGGGGCCATATGCTTGGTCTCAAGATCGAGACCGAGATGCGGCGGAAAGCCTTCGACCATCTGCAAAAGCTCTCCTTCGGCTTCTTCGACAACCAGAAGACCGGCCATCTGGTCGCGAGGCTGACCAAGGACCTCGAAGAGATTGGAGAAGTCGCCCATCACGGCCCGGAAGACCTGTTCATCGCCATCATGACGCTGATCGGCGCGTTCATCCTGATGATGTGGGTGCACGTACCGCTGGCGCTGATCACCGCGATCATCGTTCCGATCACGGCAATCGTCACCACGCTTTACGGCAAGCGGATGATGGCAAACTCCCATGCGCTGTTCGGCCGGATCGGCGAGTTCAATGCCCGCATCGAGGAGAATGTCGGCGGCATCCGCGTGGTGCAGGCTTTCACCAACGAGGATCATGAACGGGCACTGTTCGCGGAGAACAATCGCAATTATCTCACAACCAAGCTGGAGTTCTACAGGACGATGGCGGCATCCATGTCGCTGTCCTACCTGTCCATGCGTTTCGTGCAGGTGATTGTGATGCTGGCGGGCGCATGGTTCGTCGTGCGCGGCGAGCTGACCGCTGGCGGCTTCGTTGGGTTCCTGCTGCTGGTCGGCGTGTTCTTCCGTCCGATTGACAAGATCAACTCGATCATAGAGAGCTATCCGAAGGGCATCGCCGGCTTCCAGCGCTACACGCGGTTCCTCGATACAAGGCCGGACATTGCCGACCGACCGGACGCACGTTCCGTCGAGCGGCTGAACGGTGATATCGACTATCACGATGTTCGGTTCGGCTACAGCCTGGACAAGCCGGTATTCGAGGGCCTGCACCTTTCCATCAAGGCAGGAGAAACGATTGCCTTTGTCGGCCCGTCCGGTGCGGGCAAGACCACGATATGCTCGTTGCTGCCGCGTTTCTACGAGGTGACGGGCGGCGCGATCTTGATCGACGGCATCGACATCCGCGACATGACCTTGAAGTCGCTGCGCTCCAATATCGGCATCGTCCAGCAGGATGTCTTCCTGTTCGCTGGCACCATAAGAGAGAACATCGCTTATGGCCGGCTCGACGCTTCGGAAGCGGAGATTGCCGAAGCCGCCCGCCGCGCAAGGCTGGATGGTGTAATCGCATCGCTGCCTGCCGGTCTCGATACGATCATTGGCGAACGCGGCGTCAAGCTTTCAGGCGGGCAGAAGCAGCGTCTTGCCATAGCCCGGATATTCCTAAAGAACCCGCCGATCCTGATCCTTGATGAGGCGACTTCCGCACTCGATACCGAAACGGAGCGCGCCATCCAGCAGTCGCTTGCCGAACTGTCGCAGGGCCGCACCACATTGGTCATCGCGCACAGGCTTGCGACCATCGCCAATGCAGACCGGATCGTCGTGGTCGAGGACGGCCGGATTGCCGAAGAAGGAAGCCACGCGGAACTGATCGTCCGTAAGGACGGCCGCTACCGCCAGCTTCATGCCGCGCAGGGCAGCGACCGTTTCGCTGTCGCCAACGACCGGAATCCGTCCGTCGTGCCGCTTGCCGGCGAATGA